One Brevibacillus choshinensis genomic window carries:
- a CDS encoding sigma 54-interacting transcriptional regulator has protein sequence MASKWFVRKACTVSFESSANDLWNIMSRFNERYVFITDSEQEGNIVAYIRNTDIMPSLEDPEWMKRQVGQLPFHTNVAFFQEEADMLDLFKVFGEEVVVIQNRDGGTEGYLHREDILYYLLTSQSAHTDWIRSLLNSIPMGIVIADVHGRIENFSSEVLRMVRLTPEELRQQRVGEVLDPDIFLKVVENGETILNHIIVNDRIGVLADFGPIRNQHGNVTGAIIVLQDLPFIEKMAMEMEYVKNLNTDLQGILSSIYDEILVLDENGVLLRYSGNLIKDFWEIDKEQLIGLNLMELEHEGTFFSAIVKMVIERKRKVSVTQESQSGKNVLAVGNPIFDEKGKLERIVIALRDITETVQLKEELLHAKKMSEKYKKELEHLRDQKQYGKNRQLIYASDKIEKVMKYIQKIANTSSTVLLTGESGVGKEVFARTIYELGPRSSKPFVKVNCGAIPETLLESELFGYEKGAFTGANSNGKPGYFRMAHKGVLFLDEIGEMPLNLQVKLLRVLQEREIIPIGGSEVVEVDVQIIAATNKNLEKMVEDGTFREDLFYRLNVIPVVIPPLRDRPEDIPLIGLHFLQTFNEKYERTTQLSQDALDLLESYSWPGNVRELQNIIERLVVTADEDLIEAHHITPLLKKGKKQFLKQRLTKIMPLKEATRAMEEQLIKMAMDEYKTTSLAAKMLGVSQSTISRKYQEIQEKISRGEQIGFKV, from the coding sequence ATGGCTTCGAAATGGTTTGTCAGAAAAGCATGCACCGTATCGTTTGAATCTTCCGCCAATGACTTGTGGAACATCATGTCAAGATTCAACGAGCGCTATGTGTTTATCACAGATTCCGAGCAAGAGGGAAACATTGTTGCTTATATACGAAATACCGATATCATGCCTTCCTTGGAGGATCCGGAATGGATGAAGCGGCAGGTGGGCCAGCTTCCGTTCCACACCAACGTGGCGTTTTTCCAAGAGGAAGCAGACATGCTGGATTTGTTCAAAGTGTTCGGGGAAGAAGTCGTCGTCATCCAGAATCGGGACGGTGGGACGGAAGGGTATTTGCACCGGGAGGACATCCTGTACTACCTGTTGACCAGCCAATCCGCCCACACAGACTGGATTCGCTCGCTGCTCAATTCCATCCCGATGGGCATCGTCATCGCAGACGTGCACGGTCGGATCGAGAACTTCAGCTCAGAGGTGCTGCGGATGGTGCGCCTCACACCGGAGGAGCTTCGGCAGCAGCGCGTGGGAGAAGTGCTCGATCCGGATATTTTCCTCAAAGTAGTGGAAAACGGAGAAACCATCCTGAATCACATCATCGTCAATGACCGCATCGGGGTGCTTGCCGATTTCGGCCCGATCCGGAATCAGCACGGCAACGTGACGGGAGCCATCATCGTGCTGCAGGACTTGCCTTTCATTGAAAAGATGGCGATGGAGATGGAGTATGTCAAAAATCTCAACACGGATCTCCAGGGAATCCTTTCTTCCATTTACGACGAGATCCTGGTTCTGGATGAAAACGGCGTCTTGCTGCGCTACAGCGGCAACCTGATCAAGGACTTTTGGGAAATCGACAAGGAGCAGCTGATCGGCCTGAATCTGATGGAGCTGGAGCACGAAGGGACATTTTTCTCCGCCATCGTGAAAATGGTCATCGAACGAAAACGGAAAGTATCGGTGACGCAGGAAAGCCAATCGGGAAAAAACGTTCTGGCTGTCGGCAACCCGATCTTTGATGAGAAGGGAAAGCTGGAGCGGATCGTCATCGCCCTGCGCGACATAACCGAGACCGTCCAGCTGAAGGAAGAGCTGCTGCACGCCAAAAAGATGTCCGAGAAGTACAAAAAGGAACTGGAGCATTTGCGCGACCAAAAGCAGTACGGAAAAAACCGCCAGCTCATTTATGCCAGCGACAAAATCGAAAAGGTGATGAAATACATCCAGAAAATCGCAAACACGTCGTCGACCGTCTTATTGACAGGAGAATCGGGTGTGGGCAAGGAGGTATTCGCCCGGACGATCTACGAGCTGGGGCCGCGCAGCAGCAAGCCGTTTGTAAAAGTAAACTGCGGAGCCATTCCCGAAACTCTTTTGGAAAGCGAATTGTTCGGCTATGAAAAAGGAGCCTTCACAGGGGCCAACTCAAACGGAAAGCCCGGCTATTTTCGGATGGCGCACAAGGGTGTCCTCTTTTTGGACGAGATCGGCGAGATGCCGCTCAATCTCCAGGTAAAGCTCCTTCGGGTACTGCAGGAGCGCGAAATCATCCCGATAGGCGGATCAGAGGTCGTGGAGGTGGATGTGCAGATCATCGCCGCTACCAACAAAAACCTGGAAAAAATGGTGGAGGACGGCACGTTTCGAGAGGACCTCTTCTATCGCCTCAACGTCATACCGGTCGTGATTCCTCCGCTGCGGGATCGCCCTGAGGATATTCCGCTGATCGGACTTCACTTTCTGCAGACCTTCAATGAAAAGTATGAACGAACCACACAGCTTTCCCAGGATGCTCTCGACCTGCTGGAATCGTATTCCTGGCCAGGCAATGTCCGTGAGCTGCAAAACATCATCGAGAGGTTGGTCGTCACCGCGGATGAAGATTTGATCGAGGCACACCACATTACGCCCCTGCTGAAAAAAGGGAAGAAGCAGTTTCTGAAGCAGCGCTTGACCAAAATAATGCCACTGAAGGAAGCGACCAGAGCAATGGAGGAGCAGCTCATCAAAATGGCGATGGATGAGTACAAGACGACTTCCTTGGCCGCCAAGATGCTGGGCGTGAGCCAGTCCACCATCAGCCGAAAGTATCAGGAAATCCAAGAGAAAATAAGTCGGGGTGAGCAGATTGGGTTTAAAGTATGA
- the wrbA gene encoding NAD(P)H:quinone oxidoreductase, which produces MSVKLAIVYYSSTGTNYQLAQWGAEGAKEAGAEVKIFKVQELATQEVIDRNPAWKAHVEATKDIPVITPDDIVEADAIIFSTPTRFGNMAAQMKQFLDTTGGIWFHGKTVNKVVSAMTSAQNAHGGQEATILNLYTSMYHWGAIVVAPGYTDASLFAAGGNPYGTSVSVDQNNQIVGDKEAYQKAVKHQAKRVVTVAEWVKKGMQ; this is translated from the coding sequence ATGAGTGTCAAACTTGCTATTGTGTATTACAGCTCCACCGGAACTAACTATCAATTAGCTCAATGGGGTGCGGAAGGGGCAAAGGAAGCCGGCGCGGAAGTGAAAATCTTTAAGGTTCAAGAATTGGCAACGCAAGAAGTGATTGATAGAAATCCCGCTTGGAAAGCCCATGTGGAAGCCACTAAAGATATTCCGGTTATTACACCGGATGACATCGTTGAGGCTGATGCCATTATTTTCAGTACGCCTACACGGTTCGGAAACATGGCCGCTCAAATGAAACAATTTTTAGATACAACAGGTGGAATCTGGTTCCATGGAAAAACGGTTAATAAAGTGGTAAGTGCAATGACTTCTGCTCAAAACGCTCACGGTGGTCAAGAAGCGACGATCCTTAACTTATACACCTCCATGTATCACTGGGGGGCAATCGTGGTTGCTCCGGGATATACGGATGCTTCCTTGTTTGCTGCCGGAGGGAATCCGTATGGTACAAGTGTATCTGTCGATCAAAACAATCAAATTGTTGGAGATAAGGAAGCTTATCAAAAGGCCGTTAAACATCAAGCCAAGCGTGTGGTTACGGTGGCTGAATGGGTCAAAAAAGGAATGCAATAA
- a CDS encoding putrescine aminotransferase, whose protein sequence is MSKAVENAKVNEQYADVYAYTQQVLDLIAKDEITKDEAAWVTRQTVENFRDHVNPGFLGYRKSVTKDGQFAAVEWKDAGPNSFMDVNGKVYIDCLGGFGIYNVGHRHPKVVEAVINQLNRQPLHSQDLLDPLRAMLAKILADVTPGNLKYAYFANSGTETVEAAIKLAKMHTGRTTFIATTKAFHGKSLGALSATAKGVFRKPFLPMIPGFRHVHFGDIEMMRKTFEACALVGEEIAGVILEPIQGEGGVNLPPENYLKQVRELCDQYGALLILDEVQTGMGRTGKMFCCEHYDVVPDILCLAKAFGGGIMPAGAVVATEEVFKSFFPNPFVQTTTFGGNPLACAAAIATFNVLIEENLLDRCVEMGDYLLKGLREAAAAHSDKVQEVRGKGLLIGIEFHNDEIGYEVSKGLFDNGVLVAGTLINAKTIRIEPPLTITYEEADKVIETFKNVLPQVKI, encoded by the coding sequence ATGAGTAAAGCAGTGGAGAATGCAAAAGTGAATGAACAATATGCAGATGTTTATGCCTATACGCAGCAGGTGCTCGACCTGATCGCCAAAGACGAAATCACCAAGGACGAAGCCGCATGGGTAACTCGCCAGACGGTGGAGAATTTCCGCGACCACGTCAATCCAGGCTTCCTCGGCTACCGCAAATCCGTGACCAAGGATGGTCAATTTGCCGCAGTGGAATGGAAGGACGCGGGTCCCAACTCCTTCATGGACGTAAACGGCAAAGTCTACATCGACTGCCTCGGTGGGTTCGGGATCTACAACGTGGGCCATCGGCATCCGAAAGTGGTGGAGGCGGTCATCAACCAGCTCAATCGTCAGCCGCTGCACAGCCAGGATTTGCTCGACCCGCTGCGCGCCATGCTGGCCAAAATCTTGGCGGATGTTACACCCGGCAACCTGAAGTACGCCTACTTTGCCAACAGCGGAACCGAGACAGTGGAAGCCGCAATCAAGCTCGCGAAAATGCACACTGGACGTACGACCTTTATCGCGACGACCAAAGCATTTCACGGGAAGAGTCTGGGGGCATTGTCCGCTACGGCAAAAGGTGTATTCCGCAAACCGTTCCTCCCGATGATTCCCGGCTTCCGTCATGTGCATTTCGGAGACATCGAGATGATGCGCAAGACATTTGAAGCGTGCGCTCTCGTCGGCGAAGAGATCGCCGGAGTGATTTTGGAGCCGATCCAAGGAGAGGGCGGCGTGAATCTGCCGCCGGAAAACTACTTGAAGCAGGTTCGCGAGCTGTGCGACCAATATGGCGCCCTGCTGATCCTCGACGAAGTGCAGACCGGTATGGGCCGAACAGGGAAAATGTTCTGCTGCGAGCACTATGATGTCGTTCCGGACATTCTCTGCCTGGCGAAAGCATTCGGCGGGGGCATCATGCCTGCTGGTGCGGTCGTGGCTACCGAGGAAGTGTTCAAAAGCTTCTTCCCAAATCCGTTCGTCCAGACGACAACCTTTGGCGGAAACCCGCTTGCGTGCGCCGCAGCGATCGCGACCTTCAATGTATTGATCGAGGAAAACCTGCTGGATCGCTGCGTGGAAATGGGAGATTATCTGCTCAAAGGGCTGCGCGAGGCGGCGGCTGCCCACTCCGACAAAGTGCAGGAGGTGCGCGGAAAAGGTCTCTTGATCGGCATCGAGTTCCATAACGATGAGATCGGCTATGAGGTATCGAAAGGGCTGTTTGACAACGGTGTGCTCGTAGCTGGCACACTGATCAACGCCAAAACGATTCGGATCGAACCGCCGCTCACGATTACGTACGAGGAAGCGGACAAAGTGATCGAAACGTTCAAAAACGTACTGCCGCAAGTCAAGATATAA
- a CDS encoding dihydrofolate reductase family protein, giving the protein MKRRVILDLAVTLDGFIEGKNGEVDWCIMDSEMEFHHFLNQIDAIFYGRKSYDLWGQYTPDIEPTDSEKEFWDLVHSKEKYVFSRTQKGTDHKAVFINDRILEEVNKIKNKPGKDIWLYGGASLITTFINLGLVDEFRLSVHPVVLGEGKPLFVDIKQRLNLKMATTRTFSSGVVQLIYHFDANK; this is encoded by the coding sequence ATGAAACGAAGAGTTATTTTAGATTTAGCGGTTACTTTAGATGGTTTTATTGAAGGGAAAAATGGTGAAGTTGATTGGTGCATTATGGACTCTGAGATGGAGTTTCATCATTTTTTAAATCAAATTGATGCCATTTTCTATGGAAGAAAGAGCTATGATTTATGGGGACAATATACTCCGGATATCGAACCTACCGATTCTGAAAAAGAATTTTGGGATTTGGTTCATAGTAAAGAGAAATATGTGTTTTCCAGGACGCAAAAGGGGACTGATCATAAAGCCGTATTCATAAATGATCGTATTCTCGAAGAAGTAAATAAAATAAAGAATAAGCCTGGTAAAGACATCTGGCTATATGGTGGAGCAAGTCTGATTACAACTTTTATCAATTTAGGGCTTGTTGACGAATTTAGATTATCTGTTCACCCCGTTGTTTTGGGAGAAGGGAAACCGCTGTTTGTGGATATAAAACAGAGGTTGAATTTAAAAATGGCTACAACCAGAACGTTCTCCTCGGGCGTTGTACAATTAATCTATCATTTTGATGCGAACAAATAA
- a CDS encoding NADH:flavin oxidoreductase codes for MSKYANLFSAFQLGSLELPNRAVLSPMTRTSAEQSGLANERMVRYYTRFAKGGFGLIITEGIYPDAANSRSYDNQPGIANDAQAESWRPVVQAVQREGGKIIAQLMHAGALVQHDGFTPIAPSAVKPVGTMLEDHGGSGDFAVPKAMTQEEIRKAIDGFAQAAHRAKQVGFDGVEVHAANGYLLDQFITDYTNHRTDDYGGSTERRIRIVVEVLEAIRAVVGPDFVVGVRISQGKVNDFHHKWANGAADAKIIFEKLSAASPSYIHTTEYKAFAPAFAEGEPTLAELAKRYSRLPVIANGKLGEPERAEHLLETGDADLVAIGTSALVNPDWVNKVREGEVLNHFDHRFLHPIATLKEEEVVI; via the coding sequence ATGAGCAAATATGCCAATCTCTTTTCAGCATTTCAATTGGGTTCCTTGGAATTACCCAATAGGGCGGTACTTTCGCCGATGACCAGAACCAGTGCAGAACAATCCGGGTTGGCGAATGAACGCATGGTCCGATATTACACCCGTTTTGCGAAAGGAGGATTCGGTCTCATCATTACGGAAGGCATCTATCCGGATGCAGCGAACAGCCGAAGCTACGATAACCAACCCGGCATAGCTAATGATGCACAAGCTGAGTCTTGGAGACCTGTCGTTCAAGCGGTGCAGCGCGAAGGAGGAAAAATAATCGCACAGCTGATGCATGCGGGCGCCCTTGTTCAGCATGATGGATTTACGCCAATAGCGCCTTCCGCTGTAAAGCCGGTCGGGACGATGCTCGAAGATCACGGCGGCAGCGGGGACTTCGCTGTTCCAAAAGCCATGACTCAGGAGGAGATCCGCAAAGCGATCGATGGTTTTGCCCAAGCTGCCCACCGTGCTAAGCAGGTCGGTTTCGATGGAGTAGAGGTCCATGCGGCAAATGGCTATTTGCTCGATCAATTCATTACCGATTATACGAACCATCGTACGGATGATTACGGCGGTTCCACGGAACGTCGCATCCGCATTGTCGTGGAAGTTTTGGAAGCCATTCGTGCCGTTGTCGGCCCTGATTTCGTTGTGGGCGTCCGTATTTCGCAAGGAAAAGTGAATGATTTTCACCATAAATGGGCCAATGGGGCGGCAGATGCCAAAATTATCTTTGAGAAGTTGAGTGCAGCGTCGCCAAGCTACATCCATACTACTGAATATAAGGCGTTTGCACCTGCTTTCGCGGAGGGAGAACCAACGCTTGCCGAGCTGGCAAAAAGGTACAGCCGTCTTCCCGTTATTGCGAATGGCAAGCTGGGCGAACCGGAACGGGCGGAGCACCTGCTAGAAACCGGAGATGCCGATCTGGTTGCGATCGGAACGAGCGCACTGGTCAATCCGGATTGGGTGAACAAAGTTCGGGAAGGAGAAGTGTTGAATCATTTCGATCATCGTTTCCTGCACCCAATCGCCACACTGAAGGAAGAAGAGGTCGTGATATGA
- a CDS encoding LysR family transcriptional regulator: MELTDLKVFMAIMEEGSITRAAEKLDYVQSNITSRIRKLELELGTQLFHRTPKGVVPTEKGLVFHKYALDILQKVEEVISAVKEPDYPCGPLAIGIVETVASSGPFIHALSEFQSKYPEVALSLITGTSPQNYEKVLNRQLDGAFFTGEFDLSPLQVAYEFPEEVVLLTAAGKEFSTLADITNAAWVVFPKGCPLRVANEDWLHSEGVQSSNTIEISTLETMLNCVRAGIGHALLTKSAVAVDDDRVRAHPVPERYRFLTTRLVSRKEQFHNKAFTAFADCVRAAGI, from the coding sequence ATGGAGTTAACCGATCTGAAAGTATTTATGGCGATTATGGAAGAGGGCAGCATAACCCGTGCGGCAGAAAAGCTGGATTACGTCCAATCGAACATTACATCGCGGATTCGCAAGTTGGAGTTAGAACTCGGTACCCAGCTTTTCCACAGAACTCCAAAAGGCGTAGTGCCTACAGAAAAAGGGCTCGTTTTTCACAAATATGCCTTGGATATTCTGCAAAAGGTCGAGGAAGTGATATCAGCCGTAAAGGAACCTGATTATCCTTGCGGCCCGCTTGCGATCGGTATCGTAGAGACAGTCGCTTCCTCTGGCCCTTTTATACATGCGCTGTCCGAATTTCAAAGCAAGTACCCCGAGGTCGCTTTATCATTGATCACAGGCACATCGCCGCAGAATTACGAGAAGGTTTTGAACCGCCAGCTGGACGGCGCTTTCTTCACAGGCGAATTCGATCTATCTCCGTTGCAAGTCGCTTATGAGTTTCCGGAAGAAGTCGTTCTGCTGACGGCAGCCGGAAAAGAATTTTCCACTTTAGCCGACATTACGAATGCGGCGTGGGTTGTGTTTCCAAAGGGCTGCCCTTTGCGCGTTGCCAATGAAGATTGGCTACACAGCGAGGGTGTGCAGTCATCAAACACAATCGAGATCAGCACGTTGGAGACGATGCTGAATTGTGTTCGCGCAGGAATTGGCCACGCGCTTCTGACGAAATCTGCAGTTGCTGTAGATGATGACAGGGTGCGTGCACATCCGGTTCCTGAACGGTACCGTTTTTTGACAACGAGGCTGGTTTCCCGGAAAGAGCAGTTCCACAACAAAGCGTTCACTGCCTTCGCAGACTGTGTCAGAGCAGCTGGAATTTGA
- the rpiA gene encoding ribose-5-phosphate isomerase RpiA, whose protein sequence is MNVKKLAGEKAVEYVRDGMTIGLGTGSTVYWTIRKLGELVKQKELQIRAIPTSQQTSDLANELGIPLETFAQSTEVDLTIDGADEFNSSLDLIKGGGGALVREKLVAAASNRLIIVANESKSVEKIGKFPLPIEVVPFAWEVTAKRIEGLNCVPTLRRVNGCPYVSDNGNYILDCSFGYIENPAKLDRTIKLLPGVVDTGLFISMADTVIIGTTNGLKVLSKKN, encoded by the coding sequence ATGAATGTAAAAAAACTAGCAGGCGAGAAAGCGGTGGAATATGTTAGAGACGGAATGACAATTGGGCTAGGCACCGGATCTACAGTGTATTGGACCATACGTAAATTGGGGGAATTAGTAAAACAGAAAGAATTACAAATTCGTGCCATCCCTACCTCCCAACAAACAAGTGATTTAGCTAATGAATTAGGTATTCCACTAGAAACTTTTGCACAATCGACAGAAGTAGATTTGACAATTGATGGTGCTGATGAGTTTAATTCATCATTGGATCTGATTAAAGGTGGAGGGGGAGCACTCGTACGCGAGAAGTTAGTCGCAGCTGCTTCTAATCGTCTCATTATAGTGGCAAATGAATCTAAGTCTGTCGAGAAAATCGGAAAATTCCCGTTACCTATTGAAGTCGTTCCCTTTGCATGGGAAGTTACAGCCAAACGGATAGAGGGGTTAAACTGCGTCCCGACATTACGTAGGGTGAATGGTTGCCCATACGTTTCTGACAATGGTAACTATATTTTGGACTGTTCTTTTGGATATATTGAAAATCCAGCTAAACTTGATCGAACAATTAAGCTTTTACCCGGTGTTGTTGATACCGGTCTTTTTATATCCATGGCCGACACTGTGATCATCGGAACCACAAATGGGCTAAAAGTATTGTCTAAGAAAAATTGA
- a CDS encoding DMT family transporter: MSLQLRADLMLLMITFFWGRSILLTKIGLDHLQEYNLISLRFTLAFLLSGIVFYKHLIKTDFKTVKYAFILSFILFIVYVFATFGTKYTSVSNAGFLFSLTVIFIPLLSSIFLKQTPEKKVVFGIALSIVGIGLLTLHNQFKIGFGDLFCILCALFYAMHIMVTGAVAKHVNSISLGVLQLGFVGLFSIIFSIFMEKPRLPDNYESWFAILALSIFCTGIAFIVQIIAQQHTSPTHAGLIFTLEPVFSSVFAYFFTGETLTSRGYLGAVLLLVSVLIAELDFKGLLKQNYKKYME, from the coding sequence ATGAGTTTACAACTTAGAGCTGATTTAATGCTGCTAATGATTACATTTTTTTGGGGAAGATCGATTTTACTTACAAAAATTGGTCTCGACCATCTGCAAGAATATAATTTAATTTCATTACGTTTCACTCTTGCATTTCTTTTATCGGGAATAGTATTTTACAAGCACTTAATTAAGACTGATTTTAAAACAGTAAAATATGCTTTTATATTATCGTTTATTTTGTTTATTGTTTATGTGTTTGCGACTTTCGGTACGAAGTATACATCCGTCTCGAATGCAGGTTTTTTATTTAGTCTCACAGTCATATTTATACCATTATTATCTTCTATATTCTTAAAACAAACGCCTGAAAAAAAAGTTGTTTTCGGGATTGCTTTATCAATAGTAGGAATAGGTCTATTAACTTTGCATAACCAATTTAAGATAGGTTTTGGTGATCTGTTTTGTATTCTTTGTGCTTTATTCTATGCCATGCATATCATGGTTACAGGAGCAGTGGCTAAGCATGTAAATTCCATTTCCCTTGGAGTTTTACAACTTGGCTTTGTTGGACTGTTTAGTATTATTTTCTCTATTTTTATGGAAAAACCAAGGCTTCCCGACAATTATGAGTCATGGTTTGCAATCTTGGCACTAAGTATATTTTGTACAGGAATCGCATTCATTGTTCAAATCATTGCCCAGCAACATACCAGCCCAACCCATGCAGGTCTTATTTTTACATTGGAACCTGTTTTTTCCTCCGTATTTGCTTACTTTTTCACGGGTGAAACTCTCACATCTAGAGGTTATTTAGGGGCAGTACTCTTATTAGTAAGTGTTCTAATTGCTGAACTAGATTTTAAAGGTTTATTAAAACAAAACTATAAGAAGTATATGGAATAG
- a CDS encoding flavin monoamine oxidase family protein — MSKTPLICDLQEAASVAQEAHERNIPVKQVIEERAEKAISRREFLKHTATIAAAVAVPTILWDWGGNLARAEASTKVVVVGAGLAGLTCAYRLKQAGIIADVYEASDRVGGRCWTRRGDFADDQIAEHGGELIDNSHIQIKQLAQELGLKLDNLHRAEKNGSEVFYYFDGEAYTYEEATNDIKRIWQKIHWDVTAAGFPTLYHSYTDRGRELDSMSIIDWIEETVRGGMDSKLGKLLDVAYTTMYGGEASDQSALNLLYLLGYRGQGNFRMFGPSNEKFHVRGGNDQIPSKLKRKLGDQILTNHELVAIKRKSDGTYTLTFDSDSGSKEVSADKVVITIPFSILRSSVDFRRAGFRSLKETAIEEYGMGTNSKLHLQFTERHWESFGCNGETFSETGYQQTWDVTRAQPGDSGILVNYTGGNYGAAFDEGSNRELAKRFLSQVEPVLPGISEKWNGKVTLDFWPGYRWTKGSYSYYRVGQYTKFCGIEREREGNCYFAGEHTSLDFQGYLNGAVETGERAAKEVLEDLKAEARR, encoded by the coding sequence ATGTCCAAAACACCGCTGATTTGCGATTTGCAAGAGGCTGCATCTGTTGCACAGGAGGCGCACGAACGAAATATACCTGTCAAACAGGTGATTGAAGAGCGGGCGGAGAAGGCCATCAGCCGAAGGGAGTTTTTGAAACATACGGCCACGATTGCCGCTGCGGTAGCTGTTCCTACAATCTTGTGGGATTGGGGCGGAAATCTTGCCCGTGCTGAAGCTTCTACCAAGGTAGTCGTTGTTGGAGCAGGGCTGGCCGGACTTACCTGTGCTTACCGGTTGAAGCAGGCGGGTATTATCGCGGATGTGTACGAAGCTTCGGATCGCGTCGGCGGGCGCTGCTGGACACGCCGAGGAGACTTCGCAGACGATCAGATCGCGGAGCATGGCGGAGAACTGATCGACAACAGCCATATACAGATCAAGCAACTCGCCCAGGAACTAGGCCTCAAGCTGGACAACCTGCACCGGGCAGAGAAGAACGGATCAGAAGTTTTCTACTACTTTGATGGTGAAGCGTACACATATGAGGAAGCAACTAATGACATCAAGCGGATCTGGCAAAAGATTCACTGGGATGTGACTGCTGCCGGCTTCCCGACGCTTTACCATAGCTATACAGATCGGGGCAGGGAGCTTGATAGCATGTCGATCATCGACTGGATCGAGGAAACCGTGCGGGGCGGCATGGATTCCAAATTGGGCAAGCTGCTGGACGTGGCCTACACAACCATGTACGGTGGAGAAGCAAGCGATCAGAGTGCCCTGAATCTGCTGTATCTGCTCGGATATCGAGGGCAGGGAAATTTTCGCATGTTTGGTCCATCCAACGAGAAATTCCACGTAAGGGGCGGCAACGATCAGATTCCGTCCAAGCTTAAAAGAAAGCTGGGCGATCAGATTCTCACCAATCACGAGCTGGTGGCCATCAAGCGGAAGAGTGACGGCACCTATACCCTGACTTTTGACAGCGATTCCGGCAGCAAAGAGGTGTCTGCTGACAAGGTAGTCATCACGATTCCCTTCTCGATTCTTCGTTCCTCGGTTGATTTCCGAAGGGCGGGGTTCCGTTCCCTGAAGGAAACCGCGATCGAGGAGTACGGCATGGGGACAAACTCCAAGCTCCATCTCCAATTTACGGAACGGCACTGGGAGTCGTTTGGCTGCAACGGAGAGACCTTCTCTGAGACTGGATACCAGCAAACGTGGGATGTAACGCGGGCTCAGCCGGGTGATTCGGGTATCCTGGTCAATTACACCGGCGGGAACTATGGAGCAGCCTTTGATGAAGGGAGCAATCGGGAACTGGCAAAGCGCTTTTTATCCCAAGTAGAACCGGTATTACCGGGGATCTCGGAGAAATGGAACGGTAAGGTAACCCTCGATTTTTGGCCGGGTTACAGATGGACGAAGGGTTCCTATTCCTACTACCGGGTGGGGCAATATACGAAGTTTTGCGGAATAGAAAGAGAGCGGGAAGGCAATTGCTATTTTGCCGGTGAGCACACCTCGCTCGATTTCCAGGGTTATCTGAACGGAGCGGTCGAGACGGGTGAGCGGGCAGCGAAGGAAGTGCTCGAAGATTTGAAAGCGGAGGCAAGGCGATAA
- a CDS encoding biotin/lipoyl-binding protein: MGLKYDVISPFAGTIERIRFQAGDRVEEGEVIFTLVGSGRTVDILSPVTGYANGVEVEQGEKVIAGMILAAITYLE; this comes from the coding sequence TTGGGTTTAAAGTATGATGTCATATCGCCCTTTGCTGGCACGATTGAACGAATCCGGTTCCAGGCAGGGGACAGAGTCGAGGAAGGGGAAGTCATTTTTACGCTCGTCGGCAGCGGCAGGACGGTGGACATTCTTTCACCCGTTACGGGATATGCGAATGGGGTCGAAGTGGAGCAAGGGGAGAAGGTGATTGCAGGGATGATTCTGGCGGCGATCACTTATTTGGAGTAA